Proteins encoded in a region of the Populus alba chromosome 13, ASM523922v2, whole genome shotgun sequence genome:
- the LOC118043651 gene encoding putative 1-phosphatidylinositol-3-phosphate 5-kinase FAB1D isoform X3: MNHDGLSHSMSRMTSPTTSLSISDRSISSCSDLSVDVNLHDRAHQEEGTVHGAQKDLGYGVNDQQHNTRLEAPVNRVDGLHKVTEKDIHNGSDRDTVRDVEIVELVHDQESKGNSSVNSVGSSNEGNDISQISDDEVDARVWEPPEAEVPEDDLDGGVAFIDDDEECGDGTKWGEPSSLSCWRGEGSQSFKFKEEKQKAMEEVVNGKFKAIVNQLLKTAGVACVVRDGESWVDIVTSLSWEAASFLKPEAVDGKAMDLDGYVKVKCIATGSRSESQVVEGLVFKKHAAHKHMPTKYKNPRLLLIRGVLGQSSSVLSSFKSMEQEKDNLKSLVETIEMCHPNVVLVEKSVSRDVQESILAKGMTLIYDMKLHRLKRVARCTGSPILSSDALISQKLKHCDSFHIERFVEEHAGVGEGGKKPSKTLMFIEGCPTHLGCTILLKGSHSDELKRVKCVTQFAVVIAYHLILETSFLVDWKAMFSSAVFAGVASNSSRDLQSSVLGTSIPSVEQSSTETGSSTIDIPICNGFHEEGFHNINIGLEGYNPAIFSGFSSLSASLKKVAGDSLPLVSSSPYQSLSNYFGFNGKEINGQISEEVPVLKTVEASDLYDMEGKKGSDKEKTVDDVHPQSLSPYSEASLDRVKDVNYNEDQIQSEGDVNAVLDSQSILVLMSRRNALRGTVCEQSHFSHIMFYKNFDVPLGKFLRDNLLNQRSQCNTCGELPEAHFYYYAHHNKQLTIQVKRLLKILPGEAEGKIWMWIRCGKCKHESKFPKSTKRVLISTAACSLSLGKFLELSFSHQFSSGILFSCGHSLERDFLYFFGDKTCPKRNSLPWDVIGAHIFYTRLGPLAAMFKYSPVTTYTLSLPPQKLEFHLTIRPDGPKQEFHDVYLRGMLLFNGVGETLKNLRSRFAGSVLNLQGSLKEFSDIEDMLKQESSEFEKAVVKNRDEAVYKLLSLNQLLWELLLESCIWERRLQSLLSPDPSVLVTGASEKEVQDRFESQMTGTADGRTHGNDTSSDEVYENSGNLRDTLSTTVRASEFSIKEIPVDGHAHESREHDNLYTSPTAAEDIERSRVSGLSQNRFFNQELFVKPSDSAHQHSDDGNCQADYFSDIQVERTIPIVTSIGMSDSFVDSDSSKKGASARSLAFSLENSNGWFWMPFSEIRQIYMKDLQRGFMPKFQPISSYIQEHVSAAYQLIMEEGQRLHIPVGTDNYMVRDFDGELSSIIACALAFLKDQPVSTEIYNEDGRKEGGMSFKSTDSLDILTRIPTMISPRWSSNGSDSDSVHSKLNISLEESRLSSFDGLNLLESVFPPANLSPEVSLAVSKSFGKGKYSVICLYAKQFRDLRNRCCPSELDYIASLSRCKKWDAKGGKSKSFFAKTLDDRFIIKEIQRTEFESFVKFAPHYFKYMNKSFELGNQTCLAKVLGIYQVITRQTKSGKEIKHDLMVMENLTFGRNIARQYDLKGALHARYNSAADGAGDVLLDKNFVDDMNSSPLYVSNTSKYLLERAVWNDTTFLNSINVMDYSLLVGVDTQRRELVCGIIDYLRQYTLDKQLETWVKSSLVVPKNVLPTVISPIEYKKRFRKFMTAHFLSVPDNWCSQSSSNPHELCGAGDDGSSQSKSQKQGQNGHTH; the protein is encoded by the exons ATGAACCATGATGGTTTGAGTCATTCTATGTCACGAATGACCAGTCCAACAACTTCGTTGTCTATCAGTGATAGATCTATCTCAAGCTGCA GTGATCTTTCTGTGGATGTTAACTTGCATGACCG GGCTCATCAAGAGGAAGGAACAGTACACGGTGCCCAAAAGGATCTAGGTTACGGGGTGAATGACCAACAACACAACACAAGATTGGAAGCTCCTGTAAATAGAGTGGATGGATTGCATAAAGTGACGGAGAAGGATATCCATAATGGCAGTGATAGAGACACAGTGAGAGATGTAGAAATTGTGGAACTTGTTCACGATCAAGAATCAAAAGGTAACTCTTCTGTGAACAGTGTTGGATCTTCAAATGAAGGAAATGATATTTCTCAAATCAGTGACGACGAAGTAGATGCACGGGTTTGGGAGCCTCCTGAAGCAGAAGTTCCAGAGGATGATTTGGACGGTGGTGTGGCTTTTATTGATGACGATGAGGAGTGTGGTGATGGCACAAAATGGGGTGAACCAAGTTCTTTGAGTTGCTGGAGGGGTGAAGGCAGTCAGAGCTTCAAgttcaaagaagaaaaacaaaaggcaatggAAGAAGTGGTTAATGGGAAATTCAAGGCCATCGTGAATCAACTTCTTAAAACAGCAGGTGTTGCCTGTGTGGTTAGAGATGGTGAAAGTTGGGTGGATATAGTTACATCTTTATCATGGGAAGCTGCTTCATTTTTGAAGCCTGAAGCAGTGGATGGGAAAGCAATGGATCTAGATGGTTATGTGAAAGTAAAATGCATTGCAACTGGTTCTCGTAGTGAAAG TCAAGTTGTGGAAGGCTTGGTCTTTAAAAAACATGCTGCTCACAAGCACATGCCCACTAAGTACAAGAACCCAAGGTTGCTACTGATCCGAGGTGTGCTTGGTCAATCTTCAAGTGTATTGTCATCATTTAAATCAATGGAGCAG GAAAAGGATAATCTGAAGTCTCTCGTTGAGACCATAGAAATGTGCCATCCAAATGTAGTTTTAGTAGAAAAATCTGTTTCTCGTGATGTCCAAGAGTCCATCCTAGCTAAAGGAATGACATTGATCTACGACATGAAGCTCCATCGTCTAAAAAGGGTCGCACGCTGTACTGGTTCACCGATTTTATCATCTGATGCTTTGATTAGCCAGAAGTTGAAGCATTGTGACTCCTTTCATATCGAGAGATTTGTGGAGGAACATGCAGGGGTAGGCGAAGGAGGAAAGAAGCCAAGTAAGACATTGATGTTCATTGAGGGCTGTCCAACACATTTGGGTTGTACA ATTTTGTTGAAAGGAAGTCACAGTGATGAGTTGAAGAGGGTTAAATGTGTGACCCAGTTTGCAGTGGTAATTGCATATCACTTAATTCTGGAGACTTCGTTTCTTGTAGATTGGAAGGCAATGTTTTCTTCAGCAGTATTTGCTGGAGTAGCCAGCAACTCATCAAGAGATCTGCAGTCTTCTGTTTTAGGAACTAGTATTCCTAGTGTTGAGCAGTCTTCAACTGAAACTGGTTCATCTACCATTGATATTCCCATTTGTAATGGATTTCATGAAGAAGGTTTCCACAATATAAATATAGGATTAGAGGGATATAATCCTGCCATTTTTTCTGGATTTTCCTCCCTTTCAGCCTCTCTGAAGAAAGTTGCTGGGGACAGCTTACCTCTTGTCTCCTCTTCTCCTTATCAGTCTTTATCTAATTACTTTGGCTTCAATGGAAAAGAAATTAATGGTCAAATCTCGGAAGAGGTTCCAGTTTTAAAAACCGTGGAAGCTTCTGACCTCTATGATATGGAAGGTAAAAAAGGTTCTGACAAAGAGAAGACAGTTGATGATGTACATCCTCAATCTTTGTCTCCTTACTCCGAAGCCTCTCTGGACAGAGTAAAAGATGTCAACTATAATGAAGATCAAATCCAAAGTGAGGGTGATGTCAATGCAGTGTTGGATTCTCAGAGTATATTGGTTTTGATGTCTAGACGGAATGCCTTAAGAGGGACTGTATGTGAGCAAAGCCATTTTTCTCATATAATGTTCTACAAGAATTTTGATGTTCCCCTCGGAAAGTTTCTTCGGGATAATTTACTCAATCAG AGAAGCCAGTGCAACACTTGCGGTGAATTGCCGGAAGCTCATTTTTACTATTATGCTCATCATAATAAGCAGCTTACCATACAAGTTAAAAGGCTTCTGAAGATTTTGCCTGGAGAAGCAGAAGGAAAAATTTGGATGTGGATTCGCTGTGGTAAATGTAAACATGAAAGCAAATTCCCAAAATCTACTAAACGAGTCTTGATTTCAACTGCTGCATGCAGCCTTTCCTTGGGAAAATTCTTGGAGCTGAGCTTTTCCCACCAATTTTCATCTGGAATTTTATTTAGCTGTGGCCATTCACTGGAGAGAGACTTCCTCTACTTCTTTGG TGATAAAACGTGTCCAAAGAGGAATTCCCTGCCATGGGATGTCATAGGAGCACACATTTTTTACACTAG ACTGGGTCCTTTGGCTGCAATGTTTAAATACTCTCCAGTGACAACCTATACTTTGTCTCTCCCACCTCAGAAGCTGGAGTTCCATCTTACAATCAGGCCTGATGGCCCCAAGCAAGAATTTCATGAT gtttATTTAAGAGGGATGTTACTCTTCAATGGGGTTGGTGAGACTTTGAAGAATCTAAGATCTCGATTTGCAGGGTCAGTTCTGAATCTTCAAGGTTCATTAAAAGAATTCTCTGATATTGAAGATATGTTGAAGCAGGAGAGTTCTGAGTTCGAG AAAGCTGTTGTTAAAAATAGGGATGAGGCTGTTTATAAGCTTCTTAGCTTGAATCAATTATTGTGGGAGCTTCTTCTTGAATCATGCATCTGGGAAAGACGTCTGCAGTCATTGCTCTCACCTGATCCTTCAGTGCTAGTGACTGGTGCCAGTGAGAAAGAAGTGCAGGACCGGTTTGAGTCACAGATGACTGGCACTGCTGATGGAAGAACCCATGGGAATGATACTAGCAGTGATGAAGTATATGAAAACAGTGGCAATTTGAGGGATACACTCAGTACAACTGTTAGAGCAAGTGaattttcaatcaaagaaattCCAGTTGATGGTCACGCTCATGAATCTAGGGAACATGATAATCTTTACACCTCACCTACCGCGGCTGAGGATATTGAGAGGTCAAGAGTGAGTGGTCTGAGCCAGAACAGGTTTTTCAACCAAGAACTATTTGTGAAACCTAGTGACTCTGCCCACCAGCATTCTGATGATGGAAATTGCCAAGCAGACTATTTTTCTGATATACAAGTTGAAAGAACCATTCCAATTGTGACAAGTATAGGGATGAGTGATTCTTTTGTTGATTCTGATTCATCTAAAAAGGGTGCGTCTGCACGTTCTTTAGCATTCAGCTTAGAGAACTCAAATGGATGGTTCTGGATGCCATTTTCAGAAATCCGACAGATCTACATGAAGGATCTTCAGAGAGGTTTCATGCCAAAATTTCAGCCGATCAGTAGCTATATTCAGGAACACGTATCTGCAGCCTATCAGCTAATCATGGAGGAAGGACAGAGGCTGCACATCCCTGTTGGAACTGATAATTATATGGTGAGAGACTTCGATGGTGAACTCTCTAGCATAATTGCTTGTGCACTGGCATTTTTAAAAGATCAACCTGTTTCAACAGAGATTTACAACGAGGATGGTAGGAAAGAGGGTGGCATGTCTTTTAAATCAACTGATAGTTTAGACATACTGACTCGAATTCCTACAATGATCTCCCCACGTTGGTCTTCTAACGGTTCTGATTCGGATTCTGTGCATTCTAAACTAAATATTTCTTTGGAAGAGTCACGCTTGTCCAGCTTTGATGGGTTAAATTTATTGGAATCTGTGTTTCCTCCAGCAAATCTCAGCCCTGAAGTCTCTCTTGCGGTATCAAAATCATTTGGAAAGGGTAAATACTCTGTAATTTGTCTATACGCTAAGCAGTTCCGTGATCTTCGGAATCGATGTTGTCCATCTGAACTCGATTATATAGCTTCCCTCAGTCGTTGTAAGAAATGGGATGCAAAAGGTGGAAAGAGCAAATCCTTTTTTGCAAAGACACTGGATGACAGATTTATCATAAAGGAAATTCAGAGGACAGAATTTGAGTCATTTGTAAAGTTTGCTCCACATTATTTCAAATACATGAACAAGTCATTTGAGTTAGGAAACCAAACTTGTCTTGCAAAAGTTCTGGGGATTTATCAG GTGATCACTAGACAAACCAAAAGTGGGAAAGAGATAAAGCATGATCTGATGGTCATGGAGAATCTTACCTTTGGTCGAAACATCGCTCGCCAGTATGATCTTAAGGGAGCTTTACATGCTAGATACAATTCAGCTGCTGATGGTGCAGGAGATGTTCTTTTGGATAAAAACTTTGTTGATGACATGAATTCCTCTCCACTATACGTCAGTAATACATCAAAGTATCTCTTGGAACGTGCTGTTTGGAATGACACCACCTTTCTTAAT TCAATTAATGTAATGGATTATTCTTTACTTGTGGGAGTAGACACCCAGCGACGAGAACTTGTGTGTGGGATTATTGATTATCTCAGGCAGTATACCTTGGACAAGCAGCTGGAAACATGGGTGAAGTCTTCCCTTGTTGTTCCTAAAAATGTGTTGCCAACTGTAATATCTCCTATAGAGTACAAGAAGAGGTTCAGAAAGTTCATGACTGCGCACTTCTTGAGTGTACCCGATAACTGGTGCTCACAGAGTTCCTCTAACCCACATGAACTTTGTGGCGCTGGAGATGATGGTTCATCACAATCCAAGTCCCAAAAACAAGGGCAAAATGGGCACACTCATTAG